The following are from one region of the Streptomyces sp. NBC_01264 genome:
- a CDS encoding radical SAM protein produces the protein MTIVREALTRLRFLSLEITGRCQLSCPSLCYAASGPTRSHGTMSDDDWLRIIDQAVALGVEEIQLIGGEPTLHPGFVPIARRAVDASLRVRVYSNLFRIRDEHWRLLKHPGVRLATTYHSSVAAEHDEVTGREGSHKATRANIVEAIRRGIPLNVAVLDGGDHERAERARAELQTLGVHDVHVGKVRAVGNAAGTTLPSTAELCGRCGDQRATVLPSGDVAVCEIGRFLTAGSVLNAGLASVLSSPRWAEASASIPRRTDLTACHPDCQPSNSDSCDPGKNDPCDPMGYAPAMTGQPAAAVPALL, from the coding sequence TGTTACGCCGCCTCCGGGCCGACGCGGAGCCACGGCACCATGAGCGATGACGACTGGCTCCGGATCATCGACCAGGCCGTCGCGCTCGGCGTCGAGGAGATCCAGCTGATCGGCGGCGAGCCTACTCTCCATCCCGGTTTCGTCCCCATCGCCCGGCGCGCGGTGGACGCCAGCCTGCGAGTGCGGGTCTACAGCAACCTCTTCCGTATCCGCGACGAGCACTGGCGCCTGTTGAAACACCCCGGCGTCCGACTGGCGACGACATACCACAGCAGCGTTGCGGCCGAGCACGACGAGGTCACCGGCCGAGAAGGCTCGCACAAGGCGACGCGCGCCAACATCGTCGAGGCCATCAGGCGCGGCATCCCGTTGAACGTCGCGGTCCTCGACGGAGGCGACCACGAGCGCGCAGAGCGGGCCCGCGCGGAGCTGCAGACTCTCGGTGTTCACGACGTCCACGTCGGGAAGGTGCGGGCCGTCGGCAACGCCGCAGGCACTACGCTGCCGTCCACCGCCGAGCTGTGCGGACGGTGCGGGGACCAGAGGGCCACGGTCCTGCCGAGCGGTGATGTGGCGGTCTGCGAGATCGGCCGCTTCCTGACCGCAGGCAGCGTCCTGAACGCCGGCCTGGCCTCGGTCCTGTCCAGCCCGCGCTGGGCCGAGGCGAGCGCGAGCATCCCGCGGCGGACGGACCTGACGGCCTGCCACCCCGACTGCCAGCCCTCCAACAGCGACTCCTGCGACCCGGGCAAGAACGATCCCTGCGACCCGATGGGCTACGCACCCGCGATGACGGGCCAGCCCGCGGCCGCCGTGCCCGCGCTCCTCTGA